The Plasmodium vivax chromosome 12, whole genome shotgun sequence genomic interval TACATGGCAACAAATTAAAGGCGAACGAAATAGAGCTGGAGCTGAAGGAGTGGAAAACGAATAAGGAGGACTGCCAGTCCTTtctgaaaaacaaaacaatcATGAGTTTCGCAGACTACATATCGAAATATGAtagcgaaattaaaaaaaaaaaagacgaagaagaaattgTCATCATCTGCACCATTGTCAATATACCTTACCAAGTCAGGAAGTACAATAacgaaaaatttattttctggGACATTTCGGATTTGCAAAACACACAGTCGAGGATCTTCTTAACGGGAGAAATTTGCGAACAATTTGAAACGGAAAAAGAAGGATCCGTTATCGCCCTTATCAACCCAGTTGTGAAGGACAAGGACCCACAGTATTATAACTCCAGGTTGCTAGAAGTGTTAgacaaaacaaaattaaaagtttttGGGTTAATCGACAAATTGGAAAGGTgcaaggggaggaagcgaaATGGGGAGAGCTGCAAAATTGTCATTTACACGCCGCTCTTTGGCCACTTTTGCAAGTACCACGTTAAGCAGGATCGAACGAagcgggggaagaaaaagtacGGCAGAAGCGCCAGGTACGTGGAGGTGGGACCGATTACGTGggacgagggggaagaagtgaacGCGGAGGACGAAGCAAACGCGGCGGGCGAAGCGGACGGAAAGGAAAACGGCTCctccaccaccaccaccgagactgagaagaagaaaaagaagaaaaagaaaaaggaaggaacagACGGAGCGGacgccgccaacgccgcGGGCGGGGAATCCTTCGACATCGAATCCATCATAGGCATGTACACAAACAAGATAGTGGTAAAGgacaaaaagagaaaaaaggaactgGTGGAAAACAGAATAAAAGAACTGGACAACTTTTCAAAGCTAACGAATGATGGACTTGATCTGGAGCTCCTAAACGAAAAGGAACccgcagaaaaggaagaagtcgCAACGACGCACAAATCTGCCAACGCTATCCTAACAGAACAGTGCCCCGAACTTATACACTTAATTCACAAAACGAATAAGGCGGATGAAGACGCACAGGAAGTTAgtcaaaaggaaaaattaagaattaaAGAAGAatctcagaaaaaaaataaagagctAGCTGCATCcaatgaagaaaaacaaaaaaggaagtttgACAGTTTCTTAGTCAAATTGATTGAATTGCAAAAATCGAAAGACGAAAATGATGTGAATACTCTCTTAAAGGGGCTCATTTACGTAACCAATAATTTCCACTTTAGCTTAAAGCATGTAAGCAGCTCCAACATCTTTGACGTTTGCTACAAACTTATGGATCACAGGAGTGAGGAGGTTGCCGTGGCCGCTCTGAAATTCAAGAGGAAAATTAACACCCTTTATATTGACTACTACAAAGATAGGCTTAAGAGGCAGAAAGTTAAGCAGTCTGCGAAGGAGGGTCAGGACGCTCCTCACGTCGAGGTGGACAAAGGCGAACAGGACCAGCAGGTGTGTGCATAAATTGggccaaaagggaaattaccttcacattttttttggcgaagTGGTGGATCTGATTTgatcccctccccccaatttATTGCACCACGTTGTTCCGCatcactctttttttttgtaactttggcgatttttttgaagttaatttttttggcatgTCCACGTGCGGGGTTAGCCTGGTgggtgtgttttttttattttttctctttaccACGTGCAAACATTTTGTATATGCTGTCCCTTTTGAAgaaccccctcccccacatAAACGTAATTGCAAACACGGGAGAGACA includes:
- a CDS encoding hypothetical protein (encoded by transcript PVX_116795A); amino-acid sequence: MDSIKGGEAHGSEEVVELPSEETIVLASEEDAATPAPFVIHGNKLKANEIELELKEWKTNKEDCQSFLKNKTIMSFADYISKYDSEIKKKKDEEEIVIICTIVNIPYQVRKYNNEKFIFWDISDLQNTQSRIFLTGEICEQFETEKEGSVIALINPVVKDKDPQYYNSRLLEVLDKTKLKVFGLIDKLERCKGRKRNGESCKIVIYTPLFGHFCKYHVKQDRTKRGKKKYGRSARYVEVGPITWDEGEEVNAEDEANAAGEADGKENGSSTTTTETEKKKKKKKKKEGTDGADAANAAGGESFDIESIIGMYTNKIVVKDKKRKKELVENRIKELDNFSKLTNDGLDLELLNEKEPAEKEEVATTHKSANAILTEQCPELIHLIHKTNKADEDAQEVSQKEKLRIKEESQKKNKELAASNEEKQKRKFDSFLVKLIELQKSKDENDVNTLLKGLIYVTNNFHFSLKHVSSSNIFDVCYKLMDHRSEEVAVAALKFKRKINTLYIDYYKDRLKRQKVKQSAKEGQDAPHVEVDKGEQDQQVCA